From the genome of Chiloscyllium plagiosum isolate BGI_BamShark_2017 chromosome 29, ASM401019v2, whole genome shotgun sequence, one region includes:
- the nrsn1 gene encoding neurensin-1: protein MSLCAEICQSENSNYNADGLHQRYGVRSYLHKFYEDCTASIWEHEDDFQIKRSPSRWHSVVWKVGLTSGTTILLIGLALIAAGYLVPPKIEAFGEENEDFLVVDGHAVQFNVALDTCKLAGAILFCIGGMIIAACLLMSTFATSYSKEEKYLQQKFKERIAEAQASFQPVTKIPTPGEHKIPITLSKVHNIQPTLET from the exons ATGAGTTTATGTGCAGAGATCTGCCAGTCGGAGAACTCTAACTATAATGCAGATGGGTTACATCAACGTTATGGAGTCCGATCATATCTGCATAAGTTCTATGAAGACTGTACGGCATCTATATGGGAGCATGAGGATGATTTTCAGATTAAGAGGTCTCCAAGCAGGTGGCATTCTGTTGTCTGGAAG GTTGGACTTACATCTGGGACTACCATACTGCTTATAGGATTGGCACTGATTGCAGCTGGCTATCTGGTACCACCAAAGATTGAAGCATTTGGAGAGGAGAATGAAGATTTTCTGGTAGTGGATGGTCATGCTGTCCAATTCAATGTGGCATTGGATACATGTAAGTTGGCAGGGGCCATCCTCTTTTGCATTGGTGGGATGATAATAGCTGCTTGCCTTCTAATGTCCACCTTTGCCACGAGTTACTCCAAGGAAGAGAAATACCTTCAGCAGAAGTTCAAAGAGAGAATTGCAGAAGCCCAGGCTTCCTTCCAGCCTGTCACTAAGATACCAACTCCAGGTGAACATAAAATCCCCATCACTTTATCTAAAGTACATAACATACAGCCCACCTTGGAGACCTAA